A genome region from Eurosta solidaginis isolate ZX-2024a chromosome 2, ASM4086904v1, whole genome shotgun sequence includes the following:
- the LOC137241147 gene encoding uncharacterized protein isoform X1 — protein MLEQQFVIAPLSIFIFLTSSCLMAGNAKQCPTNIKYLKEVRYSMLEGSWYMQSRYIPQHPVDYRCHKTDITTGNQQLNIKTFQINDNESKQVTNGQLIFLPDGQFYKNYDDKHACASSASSSSTAGGQDIDWEHIVYKIISLDCEKLIIYSCQDFSNDKHVKMLWVYTTRSNPSEEVIKEYKTIAETYGFNVNSLESICHEPCFRYV, from the exons ATGCTGGAACAACAGTTTGTTAT TGCCCCtttgtcaatttttatttttttgacatcATCATGTTTGATGGCCGGAAATGCAAAGCAGTGcccaacaaatataaaatatttgaaagaagtGAGATATAGTATG TTGGAAGGTAGCTGGTATATGCAAAGTAGATATATCCCCCAGCACCCTGTAGATTACCGCTGCCATAAAACTGATATCACCACTGGAAATCAACAGCTAAATATAAAAACATTCCAAATAAATGACAA CGAATCCAAACAAGTTACAAACGGACAACTTATATTCCTGCCTGATGGTCAATTTTATAAAAACTATGATGATAAACATG cATGTGCTAGTTCCGCTAGTTCCTCTAGTACCGCTGGAGGTCAAGATATTGATTGGGAACACATTGTGTACAAAATTATAAGTCTTGATTGCGAGAAACTTATCATATATTCGTGCCAGGATTTTTCAAATGATAAACACGTCA AAATGCTTTGGGTTTATACAACACGCTCTAATCCATCCGAGGAAGTCATAAAAGAATACAAGACAATTGCAGAGACCTACGGTTTTAATGTAAATTCACTCGAATCGATCTGTCACGAACCATGCTTTAGATATGTATAG
- the LOC137241147 gene encoding uncharacterized protein isoform X2, whose translation MAGNAKQCPTNIKYLKEVRYSMLEGSWYMQSRYIPQHPVDYRCHKTDITTGNQQLNIKTFQINDNESKQVTNGQLIFLPDGQFYKNYDDKHACASSASSSSTAGGQDIDWEHIVYKIISLDCEKLIIYSCQDFSNDKHVKMLWVYTTRSNPSEEVIKEYKTIAETYGFNVNSLESICHEPCFRYV comes from the exons ATGGCCGGAAATGCAAAGCAGTGcccaacaaatataaaatatttgaaagaagtGAGATATAGTATG TTGGAAGGTAGCTGGTATATGCAAAGTAGATATATCCCCCAGCACCCTGTAGATTACCGCTGCCATAAAACTGATATCACCACTGGAAATCAACAGCTAAATATAAAAACATTCCAAATAAATGACAA CGAATCCAAACAAGTTACAAACGGACAACTTATATTCCTGCCTGATGGTCAATTTTATAAAAACTATGATGATAAACATG cATGTGCTAGTTCCGCTAGTTCCTCTAGTACCGCTGGAGGTCAAGATATTGATTGGGAACACATTGTGTACAAAATTATAAGTCTTGATTGCGAGAAACTTATCATATATTCGTGCCAGGATTTTTCAAATGATAAACACGTCA AAATGCTTTGGGTTTATACAACACGCTCTAATCCATCCGAGGAAGTCATAAAAGAATACAAGACAATTGCAGAGACCTACGGTTTTAATGTAAATTCACTCGAATCGATCTGTCACGAACCATGCTTTAGATATGTATAG